One genomic region from Osmerus eperlanus chromosome 6, fOsmEpe2.1, whole genome shotgun sequence encodes:
- the b3gnt2b gene encoding N-acetyllactosaminide beta-1,3-N-acetylglucosaminyltransferase 2, giving the protein MGLLRRNLKVLGTVMMVNLFIFILMSRNSGQDKNEHQKVHVPSKPFWAKQTPHQAYWNHQQQILDLQHNPIFAANNSALDAKVVDWLNDTGLKLNPCQPDFRVPTRVKDFNSLPERYKDFLLYMRCRTYPLVVDQPHICKEKPFLLLAVKSLAPHFDRRQAIRESWGRAGLMANQTVATVFLLGNATAVDHHPDLSRMLRYESIQHHDILQWDYRDSFFNLTVKEVLFLDWMRTQCPDAKFIFKGDDDVFVNTLRILEFLKGLTGPKARNLFVGDVITNAGPHRDKKVKYFIPESMFVGTYPPYAGGGGYLYSGDLAHRLHNVSQRVALYPIDDVYTGMCLRKMGLAPEKHKGFRTFDIEEKYRTNPCAYKSLMLVHSRTPQEMIQIWSWLNNPDLNCQ; this is encoded by the coding sequence ATGGGCTTGCTGCGGAGGAACCTCAAGGTCCTGGGGACGGTAATGATGGTCAACCTCTTTATCTTCATCCTCATGTCCCGCAACAGCGGGCAGGACAAGAACGAGCACCAAAAGGTACATGTGCCATCCAAACCCTTCTGGGCCAAACAGACTCCTCACCAGGCCTACTGGAACCACCAACAGCAGATCCTGGACCTCCAGCACAATCCCATCTTTGCAGCCAATAACAGTGCTCTAGATGCCAAGGTTGTGGATTGGCTCAACGACACAGGCCTGAAACTCAACCCCTGTCAGCCAGACTTCCGAGTCCCCACTCGGGTCAAAGACTTCAACTCCCTACCAGAGCGCTATAAAGACTTCCTCCTGTACATGCGCTGTCGTACCTACCCCTTAGTGGTGGACCAGCCACACATCTGCAAAGAGAAGCCTTTTTTGCTGTTGGCCGTCAAATCCCTCGCGCCGCACTTCGACCGGCGGCAGGCCATCCGCGAGTCTTGGGGTCGTGCGGGCCTTATGGCCAATCAGACAGTCGCCACGGTCTTCCTGCTAGGCAACGCCACAGCAGTCGACCACCATCCGGACCTCTCCAGGATGCTACGCTACGAGAGCATTCAGCACCACGACATCCTCCAGTGGGACTACCGGGACTCTTTCTTTAACCTGACCGTGAAGGAGGTGCTGTTCCTCGACTGGATGCGGACCCAGTGCCCCGATGCCAAGTTCATCTTCAAAGGTGACGATGACGTTTTCGTCAACACCCTGCGCATCTTAGAGTTCCTCAAGGGCTTGACGGGGCCCAAGGCTCGCAACCTGTTTGTGGGCGACGTGATCACCAACGCTGGGCCGCATCGCGACAAGAAGGTGAAGTACTTCATCCCGgagagcatgtttgtggggaccTACCCGCCCTATGCTGGGGGTGGTGGGTACTTGTATTCTGGGGACCTGGCACACCGTCTGCACAACGTCTCCCAGCGTGTGGCACTTTACCCCATAGACGATGTCTACACTGGCATGTGCCTCAGGAAGATGGGCCTTGCTCCCGAAAAGCATAAGGGCTTTAGGACTTTTGACATTGAAGAAAAGTACAGGACCAACCCTTGCGCCTACAAGAGTCTGATGTTGGTGCACAGCAGGACACCGCAGGAGATGATTCAGATCTGGTCTTGGCTCAACAACCCTGACTTGAACTGCCAGTGA